In Streptomyces chartreusis, the following proteins share a genomic window:
- a CDS encoding DUF2079 domain-containing protein — MPTPAASTTPDASPDPHIPAPRTPHDPGAGRPEPGRRDPWLLAAALFVGYAIVSVGRYRHLGQKSWDLGIFEQVIRSYAHLQAPIADLKGPGFNILGDHFSPVTVLLAPVYRIFPSSITLLVAQAALFALSAVPVTRAAARLLGRRSGLAIGVAYGLSWGLQQAVDFDFHEICFAVPLIAFSLEALLARRWRAALLWALPLVLVKEDLGLTLTALALVVAWRARQESPRAARWGLGVAVFGVVALALTLLVVIPSFNSAGTYDYWNKVDESGGGGPFDGLDTKLRTLAWLLIPTTGLLALRSPILLAALPTIGWRFVSAYPQYWGTDWHYSAVLMPVVTFALVDALVIHRNSTRAWLRSYVQHLPAAVAAASLALTTSLPLADLTEGEIYRKPARVSAIERLLAEVPDGASVEANIAPISRLTSRCRVFWVSNTHGVEPDFIALDNSRKRYRDVESYARTLHPDARYAVTGTAFGVVLLERQTAG; from the coding sequence CCGCCGCCTCCACCACCCCTGACGCGTCCCCGGACCCTCACATACCGGCCCCGAGGACCCCGCACGACCCCGGGGCGGGCCGCCCCGAACCGGGCCGGCGTGACCCGTGGCTGCTGGCCGCCGCGCTGTTCGTCGGGTACGCGATCGTCTCCGTGGGCCGTTACCGGCATCTTGGGCAGAAGTCGTGGGACCTCGGGATATTCGAGCAGGTCATACGGTCCTACGCGCATCTCCAGGCGCCGATCGCCGACCTGAAGGGACCGGGGTTCAACATCCTGGGGGATCACTTCAGCCCGGTGACCGTGCTGCTGGCGCCGGTGTACCGGATCTTCCCCTCGTCGATCACCCTGCTGGTGGCGCAGGCGGCGCTGTTCGCGCTCTCCGCGGTCCCCGTCACACGGGCCGCGGCCCGGCTGCTCGGGCGGCGCAGCGGCCTGGCGATCGGTGTCGCGTACGGGCTGTCGTGGGGGCTCCAGCAGGCGGTCGACTTCGACTTCCACGAGATCTGCTTCGCCGTACCGCTGATCGCCTTCAGCCTCGAAGCGCTCCTCGCTCGGCGGTGGCGGGCCGCTCTGCTCTGGGCGCTTCCGCTGGTCCTGGTGAAGGAGGACCTGGGTCTCACGCTCACGGCACTCGCGCTGGTGGTGGCCTGGCGGGCCCGGCAGGAGTCGCCGCGCGCGGCCCGGTGGGGGCTCGGCGTCGCCGTGTTCGGCGTGGTGGCCCTCGCGCTGACGCTGCTCGTGGTCATACCGAGCTTCAACTCGGCGGGCACCTACGACTACTGGAACAAGGTCGACGAGTCGGGCGGCGGTGGCCCCTTCGACGGCCTCGACACGAAGCTGCGTACGCTCGCCTGGCTCCTGATACCGACCACCGGGCTGCTCGCCCTGCGATCCCCCATCCTGCTGGCCGCCCTGCCCACGATCGGCTGGCGCTTCGTCTCCGCCTACCCGCAGTACTGGGGCACGGACTGGCACTACAGCGCCGTCCTCATGCCGGTCGTCACCTTCGCGCTCGTCGACGCCCTCGTGATCCACCGGAACAGCACGCGCGCGTGGCTGCGTTCGTACGTCCAGCACCTGCCCGCCGCCGTCGCGGCCGCCTCGCTCGCGCTGACGACCTCGCTGCCGCTGGCCGATCTGACGGAGGGCGAGATCTACCGCAAGCCCGCGCGCGTGAGCGCGATAGAGCGCCTCCTGGCCGAGGTTCCCGACGGCGCCTCCGTCGAGGCGAACATCGCGCCGATCAGCCGGCTCACCTCGCGCTGCCGGGTCTTCTGGGTCAGCAACACCCATGGCGTCGAACCCGACTTCATCGCCCTCGACAACTCCCGCAAGCGCTACCGCGACGTCGAGTCGTACGCCCGCACCCTGCACCCCGACGCCCGGTACGCCGTGACGGGCACCGCCTTCGGAGTCGTACTCCTGGAGCGCCAGACCGCGGGCTGA